TAGACTGAAGGTGGAGGCGCGGATGGCATAGTGAATATGGGCATCGCGTCGGGCGCAAGGCTCGTAAGGTGCGTCAACACAGAGAGAAGTGAAGAAATGTTTTCCCACATCGGCGCGTCAAGGTGTGCTGGCAACAGACCAGCCATTGGTGGAACGGGCGTCTGTGATGGAAGACATACGAGGGAAACGAGGAGAGGAATAGATGAAGGATATGCCGCAATGGTCATCGGAGTGTCAAATGACTTGACAACGTCGGGCCAGGAGATAGCATCCTAAAGGGATTTATTCATCAATTACTACTCCGCAGACCTAGATAAAGTGGACTTACGACCGCCGACAATCCTTTGATCACGCCATGCAGATCTACGACACGTCCTAAGGGCAATCCCTCACACAGACCATGGACCACATGGCACGCTTCTTCAGTGACTCTTCGCCTGACATCTTCTGGCGAGCCCTCAAACAACCAAGACATCCACCATCTCTGCACAACAGCCTCAACAGTGCCCTCGTCTTGGGTAAGGCTCTCACCCAGCTCGAATAAAATGTCTTCAAGGGGAATGCTGCCTGGCGACCGGGGCGGTCCACCTGGAGACAACGCGGATAAAGTTTGAAGGATGATAGCGGGAGACGAAAACTTGACAGTAAGAGAAGTGAGAAGGGTCGCACGTTGAAGAGAGTTgagaggagaagaatgTGGCGAAGTCGGGTTGGTAGGCGTAGCAGGTCGAGAAGCGGTGCCACTAGCAGGGCTCTGGGCCCTCGGGAAGAGTGCAAGGATCAAAGTCCTGGCTTCCTGCAAAGTTAAATCGTCGGTAAACGGCTCTCTTCCAGGAATGTTCATCATCCAAAATGGAACACCTGGCGATCGTAGAAGCTCCATCGTAGGTTGGAAGGTTTGTGCGAGGATGGCATGGAAAACGGGATAAGACGCGTGGTTTTGCGGAAAAACGTGGGGTGACGCGAGTGTGTATGCtgagagagagaaaagaagcGCAGGAGGGAGGTTAAACAATCGTAGGGAGggcaaaggaagaggagttgatggggaggaggaaagcATGATAAAGGAGAAATGGGGCGCGAGCTGCACATCCCTAGCCGCTCTAGCTGCTTCAGTAACCAGCAATCTCCAAACAAGCGCAGCTTGACCCGTGGTAGGAATCTGAGGAGGCGGCGCGGCAGGGTCATCCTTGTACTGGTTGGAATGTTGGATTAAAGTCTGGATAATTGGGTTGGCAACCACGACCGCTCGCCGTAAAAAGTGGTGGTACATTTCCGGCCCATTGGTAGACGCAAGCTACAGTTGGTAGATCAGCCATCTGTGCCCTTTATTGACACGTTCAATCACCCAAAACGCGAACTGTACACTCACCGTTCTGATCTCAGTTGAAGCCTTTTCAAAGCTATCTTCCGTAAAAGTGGTTAACAAGAATACAATCTGTGCTCTGACAATCACCGCGGTCCCGCCCTGACCGTCTCTTCTAACAGCACCACCGCCAACACTTCCCGCAACTCCGGCACTGCTTGCCATAGTGGTCGCACTTGCATCGCTAACTGGGGAATGGGCCGCACCACCACCAAATCCCGGAGGCGGTCCTGTTCTGCTGACCCCGCCTCCCAGGCCGGGAGGAGGGATTGACATGGGCTGCTGACTGTCGGGTGAGAGAGAgtgaggaagaggggagAGTGTTGCTGTTGAGTCTGGTTGTAAGGGAAGGATCAAATGTCCATCCCTGCGCAGGGATGTTGAATGATAGTGGTTGACGTGTACCGGTTGGTGAGAATGGTCCGGGAAAAAGAAGTATGGGAgtaggaaggaaggaaggcGTATGGATGGATGGGCGTCTGCGGCAGTTGCGTGAGTCAGTGAGCAAGGCTGGCGCACCGAAACTCAACCAGCGACAACCACCCGGCGTTATGTCACAAACGCCGACCCACTCCTCACTCAAAGACGCGGTGTGGCACTCTCCGCCGATGACGCGACAACCCTCAACTGTTGGTCTTCTCGCGCAAAGCCTAAGTCTCAACAATGCAAATGCATCACGTCGTGCCCAAGGCGGCTTGCCTTCTTTGTTGAAACCTTGCAGTATTGAACTTATCTGCTTATCTCTTAAGAGATCTAGTATTGAATTTTTTGGCCAGATGTGTGCGATaagaagagcaagaaaATAAGGTCGGCTCGCTCCAGTAACATGATATCATGCATGGAATTCTGATCTACAGAAGACCTATCAAACCTTGCGCTACTGCCACTCGTATAATAACCCCATGCAACGAGAATGTTGACTTTTTTGTGCTTCTAATCGCTATCACTACTATCCTCATTATAAGCCCTTGCCCTTGTCGGCCCTTCATCATCACTCGAACTCTCGGCATCACTAGCATCATCTACATCATCACTGTCTTCTTCACTGTCATACTCTCCACCATGTACCTTGGATGCTTTGACATTTTCTCCCCTCATCATCGCCATCTGCCCCGCAAGCGTATCCTCATCTGGCTCCGAAATGTCGTCACCCCCATCAGACTCTGTTTCCGAGGGAGGCTCCTCCACCTTGAGCATGATTGGCACTTGAACGTCCTCGCCAAGGTAGGTGTCGCTTCTCAGGTGTGCCACAAAGGAGTACAGGTTGACCTGAGGAGGAGCTTGGAACTGTAAGTTGATTTCCTTGGGCTCTGAAGGTGTGCCATcaggagaaggaagagggacGTCGGTGATTTTGATAGGGGGCACAATGACTTTGTTGAGTTTAGTATCTCCCAAAAGAAAATAGTAGTGGGGCTTGCGTAACTGGGATACATGTCAGCCAATTTAAATGTCAAATGGTAAGGGTATTTTACCTGAGGCCATCGAGGCGCGTGAGCAAAGCCATTCACTActtcttttgcttcttttttctccACGATTTTTTCCTGCACTTCCTTCGCCGTAGGcttttcatccttctcaTTTACCTCCTTCACTGCCTCCTTTACCTCCTCAATCGATTTTGCCTCTTCGttctcctccttttccttttccaaCTTAGCGGTTTCCGACTTGGGAAGCATAGGAACAGGCTTTGCCCTGGAGGAGAGAGCGGTGGTGGGGTAAACGTATCGGACCTTGGCGATCAGAGAGACAATAGAGCCGGGTGTGACGACCTTGGAATCATCGACCTTGAATTCGGCATCAATTACTTCCAATCTCGGCCAGTACTTTGCCACTTTGAAAGCTTCATCAGACCCTTCCCTAACCCTGACCCACTTCTCCAACCATTTGTCGCCCTCGGCCTTTGTGGTGATTTGCTGCTCGaatccttcttcaaagcTGAACCCCGGAAGTTGGGCAAGAGGAGAGACAGAAGGAGGCATAGCCTGAACAAGAGCGGGTTGAAGTTGAATACATCTGAGGGAGACGGAAAGCCAGTTGTGAGCAAGGGCGATGTTGGTGATAGCATTGAgcaaaggaggaagaacaCGCAAAACGGCAAGTTGGTCTATATCGGCGTGAGCATAACATCTTTTTTTTGTGATTATTAGATAACTGACCATTGCGCATCTCGGCGTCATCAAGATCAATCCTCAACAGATGAGCCCAGATCAACGCTCTCGCCCTCCTATCAGCACCGCTTGTCACTCCCACCCTGCTAGTTACTTTCATCAAAGGATCCTCCTCAATGCCGTTCTGCCCTTTGGCCTCATTGATTTTGGCTTCCAACTCTTCAATTTTACTTTGCTTGGCCTTTTTAACCTTCTTGCTGACCTTGTTGCCACCGACAACAGCGGCGACTTCGAGGGAACCAGCCAGAAGGGCGATGAGATTGGTAAAGTCGGTGTCGTCGGCGAGGGAGTGGAAGAAGCGTTCCGCAGTGGCGTTAAGAATGTTGTCTCGAGTGAGTCGACGTTGAGTAAACCACCATCGGCCCTAGTGCATTGTTAGTGTGTCCCAAAACGATGTCCTTTATAAAAACACTCACAACAACCCAAGGAATACCGCCACCAAGAACTAGCCCATACAAAGCCAATACCCAAAGACCGTTTGATCCTTCGACAATCCATTGAGGGATCGCAATCCTGTCTTCTCTCTGTTGAGGTCCATCAGGATTACCATACTTGGCGAGATTCTCTCGAGTTGTTTCGTCCGTTAGCGATTTGTACGCTTTGGTGAGTTCAATGTATTTctcctctgcttcttccaTGGTTTGACCCTCGGCAAGCTTAAGCTTATCAGGGTGGCTATATGCTGATTAGCTTGGTTGTAAGATGCATGAAGGAATTGCGTACAATTGCAAAGAGAGCTTCTTGTAATGCTTCTTGATCTGTTTCTCAGTCGCCGAGCTGCTCAATCCAAGGATCTCGAACGGGTTGTAGACAGTGCCGCCTTGCACCTTGGGGGCCGTTGCCAAGCTGTATACAAGGTAGCCGAGTAACGCCCATGCTGAGAGCAAGAGGAAGATACGCTTGGTACCGGCCGACCGACGGGATGATTGCTGAAGCTTTTCAACACGAGCAGGAGCCTGTTGACATGTTGAACAAGGACATAATGGCTTTGCTGTCTCTACTGCACTGTTAGTGATAAATTTCGCGAGTACTAACAAATGCTACGCACTTGTCTTTTTAGGCCTGAGGGTCGAGAATGTCCAggggatgaggatgagagtAAGACAGGTGACTCCAAAGTAGCTTGCTAACGAGCCGGAGTCATCATAGGATATGCCTGGCATTGTAGCTAGGCAGGCGAAGTGTGGCCTGTGGGGTTAGCAGGTGGATGGAGATGCAGTAGTGACCGTAACACTTATTTGTCGTAGTCTCACTCGtggcagcagcagctgcAGCAGCTTAAGCCGCGTTCCCTGCTTCTGACGTGGCGTGTGCTTACGTAGGCGCCCGTTTAACATCAATCGACCCAAATTGATTTACGTAATTATACCCCTCGCGGAAGAAAACGGGCGTATGATTCGATGGCTCCCTCGCTGCCCAATTGGAGTCGGTAATAATCATCCATCCCTTTTTGACTTTCGACTTTGACTTCCACTCACCGCTCACACAACAAACAACAGACCATGTTCCGACTTGCTACCCGTGCTGTCCGCCCCGCTGCTAGGACCTTCGCTACCTCTGCTGCCGCCGGCGAGAACGAGTTCGTCGCCAGGAGGGCCGCCATTAGGCAACACGCTGCTGGTGAGTATACGGCTGGCTATGTCGGGGATGAGAAAGTGGGATCGTGGTGCGAGGAGGATTGGTGGGGATGGGAGTAGGAACAGATGGAGAGTCAAAAGGAGTAGGCACTGACGAGCAATTTACAGAGACCACTGACCTCTGGCGAAAGATCTCTTTCTACGTCTGCATCCCCGGTATTGTCGTCGGTGCTCTCTGGACTTACAAGGTTGAATCCGCCCACGCCGAGCACCTGTAAGTATAATACTTCTCTCCGCCACACAGCAAACGGGTGGTGAGGTGCATGCCTGGTACGAAAGAGTGCTCGAAGTGGACATTGGAGCGCGTCACGGGTGGCAGGCACGGGGAGATTTGGAAGAGGGACATCACCTCACCACCCATTATTCGCCCTACCACCGGCCGTTAAAACGACTAACCTTCCTTTTTCAACAGTGCTCACAGCGATGAGGACCTTTCTCAAAGGCCCGTCTACCCCTACATGAACGTGCGAGTCAAGCCCTTCCCCTGGGGTATGCAatccctcttcttcaacgTGAGTCTTGCTGGGAAATCAGAAGATACATGTCTCTAACAGACTTGTGTTTGTAGCCCAAGGTTAACATCCCCGCTGGTCCCCCCGAGTAAACAGTTTGTAATCCTTGTTTGTTGATCAGAGGAAATGCATATTGCTTAATAAGATATGTTGCCAAAGCGTAAAGAAATGAGCAGTGGGCCCAGTGCACGAAATTGAAAGCGAACGATGGCTACCGAAATTGTGTTTATGTTTATCCTCATCCCAATGCAATCCAATGGGAAGATTAAACTGGATCTCATGAGTAACTACGTAAACAGCAGACCACACTACAACGCTATATCACCTAACTTGT
This DNA window, taken from Cryptococcus gattii WM276 chromosome C, complete sequence, encodes the following:
- a CDS encoding protein-transporting protein SEC63 (Similar to TIGR gene model, INSD accession AAW42724.1); translation: MPGISYDDSGSLASYFGVTCLTLILIPWTFSTLRPKKTKTAKPLCPCSTCQQAPARVEKLQQSSRRSAGTKRIFLLLSAWALLGYLVYSLATAPKVQGGTVYNPFEILGLSSSATEKQIKKHYKKLSLQFHPDKLKLAEGQTMEEAEEKYIELTKAYKSLTDETTRENLAKYGNPDGPQQREDRIAIPQWIVEGSNGLWVLALYGLVLGGGIPWVVGRWWFTQRRLTRDNILNATAERFFHSLADDTDFTNLIALLAGSLEVAAVVGGNKVSKKVKKAKQSKIEELEAKINEAKGQNGIEEDPLMKVTSRVGVTSGADRRARALIWAHLLRIDLDDAEMRNDQLAVLRVLPPLLNAITNIALAHNWLSVSLRCIQLQPALVQAMPPSVSPLAQLPGFSFEEGFEQQITTKAEGDKWLEKWVRVREGSDEAFKVAKYWPRLEVIDAEFKVDDSKVVTPGSIVSLIAKVRYVYPTTALSSRAKPVPMLPKSETAKLEKEKEENEEAKSIEEVKEAVKEVNEKDEKPTAKEVQEKIVEKKEAKEVVNGFAHAPRWPQLRKPHYYFLLGDTKLNKVIVPPIKITDVPLPSPDGTPSEPKEINLQFQAPPQVNLYSFVAHLRSDTYLGEDVQVPIMLKVEEPPSETESDGGDDISEPDEDTLAGQMAMMRGENVKASKVHGGEYDSEEDSDDVDDASDAESSSDDEGPTRARAYNEDSSDSD
- a CDS encoding X15341 cytochrome C oxidase subunit, putative (Similar to TIGR gene model, INSD accession AAW42443.1), producing the protein MFRLATRAVRPAARTFATSAAAGENEFVARRAAIRQHAAETTDLWRKISFYVCIPGIVVGALWTYKVESAHAEHLAHSDEDLSQRPVYPYMNVRVKPFPWGMQSLFFNPKVNIPAGPPE